In a genomic window of Streptomyces sp. NBC_01231:
- a CDS encoding MbtH family protein, with the protein MTTNPFDDDSLEHFVLVNDEGQHSLWPAFAEIPAGWTAVHGRASRQECLDYVEEHWTDMRPKSLIRAMGE; encoded by the coding sequence ATGACCACCAACCCGTTCGACGACGACAGCCTTGAACACTTCGTGCTGGTGAACGACGAGGGCCAGCACTCGCTGTGGCCCGCCTTCGCCGAGATCCCGGCGGGATGGACGGCAGTCCACGGCCGCGCGAGTCGGCAGGAGTGCCTGGACTACGTCGAGGAGCACTGGACCGACATGCGGCCCAAGAGCCTGATCCGGGCCATGGGCGAGTGA